Proteins from a single region of Megalopta genalis isolate 19385.01 chromosome 3, iyMegGena1_principal, whole genome shotgun sequence:
- the LOC117229588 gene encoding putative SERF-like protein: MTRGNQRELARAKNMKKTIKKSAAEQDSNKGLSLEQRKARDAERMREKQLKKQQDQEKPKQAAR; the protein is encoded by the exons ATGACCC GTGGAAACCAGCGCGAATTAGCACGTgccaaaaatatgaaaaaaactataaaaaaatcAGCTGCTGAACAAGACAGTAATAAAGGTCTCTCCTTAGAACAGCGTAAAGCAAG AGATGCAGAACGAATGAGAGAAAAACAACTTAAAAAACAGCAAGATCAAGAAAAACCTAAACAAGCTGCAAGATAG